The segment CTTCGTTTTTGTCTGACTACAGATGTCAGGTACCGTGGGTATATAGGAAGAGGTAAGAGAGATATATTATCATAGTTTCTTATGTACTATCGGCTTCAAAAGTGCATggataaattatgaatgaattcattgataaattcaccatgcacttttgcagctgatagtacctagtACGTAATAATTTAAAGATTACCGGAGTGCAACGTAATTACACATATAATCATAAAACATACCTAAGTAATACCGTTCTTAGTGTTACCTATATAAAACATTGTGCTTAGAAACAAACAGGggcaataaaacaaataaatattgatcATACGACAGACGACTTTATAGCGAGTATATTTACCATGTTCTATTGCCAGAGCGAAACGATAGCACAAAATCTACGTCATACatcaattataatatttataataattagcaACATGCGTGGAGTAGCACTGATTGTCACATCATCATTCGCCTGTGCATTCAAATTAGTCAAAACTCTAGTCTCAGAACTTATAGAACATCTGTCAGTAGCCAAAGTAACAAAGTAGTAAGACTGGTAAGTATCCtgactagggaatgcaatctcgttctcgcgagatctcttttgtacgagatctcggtcatttttagcgagattgatctcggccgaaaaatcgacgagatctcgcgagatcaacGAGATTGAACTCAAGCATAAAACGTCTTATTCGAAGCTTGCGAAATGACTAGACATGTTTCGTTCGCAAGTTGTAAGTGATTTATATGAACTATATCATATAACTGAACTCGCCAACTCGTTAACTCAGTAGAGATCTAGAGATTCAACTCGCTTATTTCGCTCAATAATTTACGTATCTCAGTTCGGAATGACGAATGACAGATTCAGACCGTTTCGAAATAATTCGAAGGTGTCAGCCAAGGCTATTTGCGTGATTCGCCATTATGGTATAACACTTACGACTGTGTGAATATAACCATCTATTTTACGAATTCTCGTACACAAAGTTTTGTTGGATATCGAGAAAGCAGAAGCCTAAAACAACCTTACTACAGTTACTACGGCTGTCGTTTGTTACGCAACCAATAACAATTTCTAttttacacattaaaaaaatcaaattattgtattatttttttttatttcttttttaaatagtcATACTACTATACGttataatatgttattattatatttttgacgaccggtctggcctagcccagcgggtagtgacccGGACTGCTACGCCTACGGTCTCGgattcgaatcctggtaagggcatttatttgtttgatgtacacagatatttgttcctgagtcatgaatgttctcTATGTATCTAAGTACTCGTATATTATGTATGCCGTTGTCTGAGTTGAGTGAGagaacacaagctttcttgagcttaccgtggaactcagTATTTATATTCTTCTGCTTTTCTTCCTATTTTAGTTCCTTATTTAACTGTCGGGTTTAAGAAGCGTATTAATTGTATTGGTAgtctaatatttttatgtaatttattaGTAGTCAACTAGTCATAATTAATTCAGTACAGCTAATGCTTTTATGTGGGTCTATTTAATGACGGTAGGGATAACCTtgacttttataatgttaaatttttaTCCTTTCATTAATAAAGGCATACGTTGCGGAATTTTTAAGTAGTCTCTACTGTATACTGTTCGCTGTTGGCATGGCAACGAATTCGAATTTGGTATTCTACTCACtccaaataattttattttatttttttactatacTTGAAGCGCTGGTgtcctagcggtaagagcgtgcgactttcgatccggaggtcgcgggttagaacctcggctcgtaccaatgagttttcggaacttatgtgcgaaatgtcatttgatatttgccagtcgcttttctgtgaagaaaaacatcgtggggagaccgggctaattccaataaggcctagttacccttcgggtctgtcgctttcgtaaaaactagtgcctacgccaaatcttgggattagttgtcaaagcggaccccaggcaccCATGAGcctggcaaatgccgggataacgcaaggaggatgatgttgaTGATGACATGATAATCTATACTTCAAAGTTTTAAAAACTATATTGTGAGTTGTTCGGCACATAATTTATGTTaaacaatgtaaaatatatcaaaaaatatgaaagataaaatatttgttCCATAATAGCAATCATTCTTATTATTGTTATCCTTATTCATTGCTATATTCTGATTATTTACAAGAACAAAACCACATACCGGtcaatctcgcgagatctcgaaattggcgagatctcgcgagattggtTTCATGAATTCTCGAGATCTCGCCTGGGCCCCAATCTCgtcgagattgcattccctaatcCTGACGCTCGTGATACGGAAACTATTAGTAATTTGTACTGATTCAGTTCGCCTGAAGTCCTCCAAAGTTCCTTATGCGAAGATAAAATCACCGAACCGTCACCAAAATCGCAAATTTAGGGACACCCGTTGCAATTTGAATACCGGAAATGTTTCAAAATCCAATAGGCTGGTAAATTGTTGGAGTATCGAATATGTGTCAGTTCTGGGGACAGACAACCGTCCAATCAGCTGCTGACAGATGGATTGAATCGCCTGCTAACTACCTCAACTACGTATATCCTGCTAAATCCTCTTCGAAAAATGTACCTTTCTCTCAAAAACTTAAAGTTTGTTTTTACAGAGATAACATTCGTTGAGATAAGAGGTTGAGAAAAGAAGTAATCGATATGGGAACGCTCGATAAAACTGTTCGAAAAAACAACGTGATTGATACCCTGTGAAGtctatttaatttaagggttcaaaacaaatatatactttagtatttatttttattgggtTGAGGTCAGAAAAGTCCGTTGGCGTGGATAATAATTTTAGGGACATGAATATAAGACTGGTTGGGCGGGTACAAAAGCAATAAACGTGTGAAATCTagagtttatttataaaaatacataaagttCCGTCATAGGTTTGTAACAAGTAATAAAAATGGTAGGACAAAAAGTAGTTTTAAAAAAACGCATATAATTAAATACTCATCCAGTTGCTGTTATTTATGAATTGAATGAGTATTTCAGCGATACTCgtactttaaatattttatcttAGGTAGGTTCCTATATAGGTATATCTACTTGTGTAATAGGTATATGGATTTAGCCTTTATTCGGTTAAGGACAGATTCTGGTTTGGGCAGATTCTGGTTACGGCAGATTCTTTTTATGGCAGATTCTTGTTTGGGCAGAAATACAATCATCGAAAAAAGTGTCTAGAACCCTAATAGAACTTTTTACAGGACTGCCcaaaaaaaaggagtgtattgTTATTTCATGTGTTTAGTGAGCTTACCATGAGTTGTATTCGATTACGACTCTGGCAATCGAAAGTATGCTCGTCTTGCTCCCACCAGTGTGTGCCAGAGTCGCAATCGAATACAAGTCATGGTAAGCACACataggtataaataaatcagCGAGAGCTCGGaatcgagatttttttttaatgaaaaactgGGAcgcacataaattaaaaaaaaattctactgCAGCTTTGGCTGGTCAGAGTATACCAACAATTTCTACAACTTATGATTCTGgcacataattaataaaaaaaattaaattgacgtattatatatatcttttgtcccttgaaatagccgatagctcatagtttactagctcgcggtgggaccagtgcctaacagattttggaaaaaacatacagggtgcgagaaaaacataatttgtgacaaactttttttatgCCATTCGATCCTATTTCCatccaggatcaaaagctagtatggaaccaaaaaaaaatttccggTTAGAAAATCCACAAATTGAAGAAAACTTTCCCCATACAATTTCtacgaaaatgaaaaataaaattgcataatGTGATTGTTCTGATCGACTTAAAGTTTTTGGTCGCGACTGCCCAATTTCTGCCCAAACACGAATCTGCCGTAACCAGAATCTGCCCAAACCAGAATCTGTCCTTAACCGAATAAAGGGGATTTAGTGGTACAAATGAAACAACACTTCCAGCTACCCAGATGTAAACATCGTAACCAAGCACAATTGGGGGTTTAAAACATCAATTTCATCAGAGGCCTATTAGACCCGTGAGAGGAAGACCTCATCGTGCAAATAGCAGCACTGAGCAAGCTTTTGGGACACTAATAGGCCATTACACTAAATCCTTTCCCAGGCGGAAACATTGCAAAGTACTTCGCCCAAAAACGCTCACCCGTGagacaaaacaaacaaataaaaaaaactttgtgtcatttttatttgttgtttgATTAGACTGTATACTGTTAAGTCTCTAACAAGATatttaatatttcaatatttctaacaatatttcatacataactagggaacaaattcaattatgttattgaatatttttcaaatagtctactatatatttataaattttaaattgaaatagatatcctacacgaaaggaaaaacgacaaggcccatcggtggctgagccggggatcgaacccggaTCTTTATCTTACGCGGCTAatgtcattaccactagaccacccgcccgccgtggtacccgacgagaTTAAAATGCGAAATTTAAGTGCTCTTttaatgccaaaaaatatttttatttaaatagcgCAAACTGTAGATTATGTATTATGGAGCTAATTGATGCTCAATGAATAATTTTAGATCCAAGCCACATACTCGTATGTACTCATAAATATCgcgataaataaatacaatagataagctcgcctttgtaaaTAACCATTATAATTGTTGACTGTACTTGCAATTTGTTATTTgctataaagtgtttactactactacaataGGAACTTAAAACATTGTCCTCATTTCTTTCCAGAAACAACCAACAGCTGATATACGATGGTGCTCGCATTTGGATCCAGTTGGACATAGTCGGCTATGAAATCTTCCCATTTGTTCTCCAGTCCTTCGAAAGGGTTCAGGCATTTCATCATATCTGGAACAACAAGAATTTAAGAAAGTCAAAATCATCACTCACTCTTTATTAGTAAGAGcacttattattttttctttctttatttaatCTTCAATCCAGGAAAGAAAAATCTTTCGGTACAAAAAGTTGGACATAATGCTTCAAAGCATTATCTACCAGTCAACGTCGATTTATTACTCGCTTGACTTTTGCCATTTAATTGCGGTCGACGCGGCAtgtctttttctttcatatCTCTCTATGAGACGTCACCTCGTTATTCAGTTACATTAATTTCATACAGTCTCGTCAATCCACCCTTTCCTAGGTTTTCCTTTCCCGCTACTCCTAGCCAGCCGGtatatatttagttatttatttaaactttattgcacaaattaacaatatcaagtacaaatggcggacttaaacAGTCAAATTCAGCCGAAGGCTTAACAACAGCGAAATATTCGGCCTTAAAATCATCTTTaacttataaatcttataataaaGATTAGAAAGAATCATCAAGCAACTTACCACTAAATTCGTCTATACCGCGTATAAAATCAAATGAAAGTTcgtgtactttgacacttataTCTCGGAAACCAATTTTCTTCATCaagtttttaatttctgtttctGGGTCCTAAAAAAACGGAtgtgaaatttaatcataaatgTATTTTCCAAATCGTGATGTGTATAAGTTAAGAAAGAGAAGGAGagttacatatgtatgtataaaatatgttttcatGTATGATTTTTTAACTGACGGtttgtaaaaaacaaaaaatatgatAATCCTACTGATGAATGACGTACCTACAATgacaaaagaaataataatgtattGTAGATAAAAATGTTGTTAGTAGGTACTTGCCTGAGAATCATGGTAAGGAGACATAAACTTAGTCTTGACCTCTTTAATGTAGGAATTCCATGTTGAAGTGCGCGAGAGTGTGCGATAATTTTCGAAAATGTTGCAATTGCCGAGGAATATTATCAGGCATTTGCCGNNNNNNNNNNNNNNNNNNNNNNNNNNNNNNNNNNNNNNNNNNNNNNNNNNNNNNNNNNNNNNNNNNNNNNNNNNNNNNNNNNNNNNNNNNNNNNNNNNNNcgctgcgtttttgtttttgtgacttaccgcttgccgcttgccgctgccgcaaaacgccttagaccattgtcgtggctaggccggaGAGGACTACTATAGCGATTGTAACTTTCGCTAGGTATACTGTTTCTGCGTAGTACTTAGTCTTCTACTCAGACATGGATCTGTCACACGTCGCTATTTCCTTCGTCATAACACACATTAATTTGGGCATATCTTCCAAAGTGGGAAGTTGGCGTGTCGGAGCGGTGTAAAAGTTGTCCAAACTGTCGACAACTCGTAAACTAGCGGGTCGCGAGTCCCCGTAATTCGGTTAGGGGCCCGAACCTATGTTGCTGTCGTTTTACGAGTATTGTTTTCTTTAACATGTGCTATCTATCAGCTACGACATTTCGGTTTATTTCGATACGTctaaccaaggattatttatataggatttacatacttcatactaagaatcgtacctcgattttttagcgccacccattaaatactatcataacagAACTgcctacactgatgatgcccacaattttttttttttaaccgtcgcctcatatctcaagaaggacggttatcaagtcgtctgtatgtttttttttttttaatttttatgtttgttcctcgatatctccgtcgttcctggaccgattttgaaaattttttttttattgaatgtatatacatacagattggtcccatttttctcagaacccagttctgatgatgggatcctggagaaatcgagggaactcctcaaatctgaaaggcatacatatggtgatttttgtgttaataaaggaacagcatgcatttaggtacggaacagtgacatttggtgcagtggaactgctgatgatggccagaacggaactcttcaaatctgaacggcacgcttatagtgacttgggtatttttatacgaacagcatgcactttcgtacagaacagtgacatttggtgcagtggaatttctgatgatggtcagaaccgaactcctcaaatctgaacggcacgcttatagtgactttggtatttttataagaacagcatgcactttcgtccagaacagtgacatttggtgcagtggaactgctgatgatggccagaaccaaactcctcaaatctgaacggcacgcttatagtgactttgccatttttataagaacagcatgcactttcgtccagaacagtgacatttggtgcagtggaatttctgatgatggtcagaaccgaactcctcaaatctgaacggcacgcttatagtgactttggtatttttataagaacatcatgcactttcgttcagaacagtgacatttggtgcagtggaactgctgatgatggccagagccaaactcctcaaatctgaacggcacgcttatagtgactttgccatttttataagaacagcatgcactttcatccagaacagtgacatttggtgcagtggaatttctgatgatggtcagaaccgaactcctcaaatctgaacggcataggtacttatagtgactttggtatttttataagaacagcatgcactttcgtccagaacagtgacatttggtgcagtggaactgctgatgatggccagaaccaaactcctcaaacctgaacggcacactcatagtgactttggtatttttgtaagaaaagcatgcatttaagttcagaacagtgacatttatttagttatgtttgttaagcatatgttttgaagtcaaagtttgtcaagcttcgatttcttataatataatcggattcatgaggaattgaggaaactcctcaaaccttaacgttatacgtgtattcatttgtgtttccatctaataattaaagcattaaaagcagttttaaaaaatacttacacatttctacataatccaacattcgcaagtagctttcaccagaacccgaaaggcgacggttttttttttcttaaaaattattcaaaatgtgtatagatatcatgattgtaaaataaacaaatatgtaatgtcaaaaataaaaacacgcaaaaatatttggggaaaatattattttggtcaCTTTCAGGCTGTGAAACAaagccatctagttttaagtctaaaatgactatacatttcaggggtactctttcttgtatgggctttgtcagttcagaattaaatcgttcttgcatCTAACCATGAAATAGTGACAAATAAGTAAGCCCCACAAATCCACCTCTGGGCTCCGTCGTCATCAAATAAACTCCATATCATGCCCATAATGCATTGTCATCcaatttacataatattcaaaatttcgGCTTTATCAGAATACCTACGGGAAGTGGATCAAATTTAACTCGCGTCATATAACTGCATCGTAATATGATGATGTATTCCTGTCatccctcactagggacatagggctcttagaagagtcttccacttttcacgatcctgggcgactgcttccaaatccttccagcctagtccacttgcgccagcctccttctcCACTGACCGCCTCCACGTGGTACAAGGCCGCCCCGACCGTCTACTGCCAGGTGATTGCCAGCAGAGACCTTGCTTTGACAGGTGGTTGAACTACGTAGCACGTCAAGCACGTGCCCTATCCATCGCCACTTCCGTGCgacatttaattttatacttagGTACATATGTATTACCAAAAAAATGATGATAGATTTCGCTTGTAAATGTAAAATCAAAAACAGAAACCGTTTAGTtttcgaattaaaaaaaatacaattaagaCTTAGGTACACTATATATACTAATAACTAAATAcattaataattacaaataaaattagaattaaactACCAACTAAATCTACTCTGAGTCTCTCCCGTAGCAAAGGAGCCCATCACGCTCGCCGCGTTTTCGTTTGTCACGAATGTCAGCAGTCGAATTTCTGTTTAACTTTGGTGGAATTAATGAAAAAGGGCTGTgtcaatatttaataattttacgTGGAAAGTactcataaatatatgtatacctaaactctgtcaaacaagtctgtccgtaaataagaacaaagaaaactatattcatccttttctttagggtgctagagaaaaggatacgtatagttttctttgttctatttagtgacagacttgtttgacagagtataaataaaacatacaaaaaaaaaaacaacttttgaTCTTTCTTCTCAGTTTGTGTTAGCAGTaaatatcataatattgttatatatttcTTGGCCTTTGGCAAACAATGTTACAATATCTAGTCTAGGTCGTGATAATGATAGTACTATCAGTATTATAAACACTGAATTAATAGTATCTCAGCTGTGTAAGGATGCGATAAGGATTCATTTacataaacatttattcagtataCATAAAACTGAAGTGAACATATATTTGGACTCATTTTGTCCCTGAAACAACTAACAGCTTGTATAAAAACATACCAGCATTGGGATCTAGTTTCACGTAGTCGTCCATGAAATCTTCCCATTTGTCCTCTAAACCGTCGAAAGGGTTGAAAGATTTCAGCATTTCTGGAAAGCATGTATATAATGTACAAAAATTgcatgtgtggtgacgggttaagaatttcagcaCCCCATTTCTTTACTTgcgtgtaggcgagaggctggcaacctgtcagtgTCGTTTTCTTTCAAGCCCAAAGCCAAGAGTTGCACTAAAtcatgagtagtttcatgtgctctgcctacctcatatttttcaaaaaaaaaaaaaaaaacggccatCATATTCCGTTTAGATTAAGTCCTATTTCAAAAATTGTAGTTTATGTTAAACtagacattttttatattaaaggaaaaattggaaaaatttacgcttccggcgggacttgaacccgcatcctttttgcaatccgtgcaatgctcttaaccaattgagctacggaagccacgccggacatcgcaaatctttccatgcctttccttattatgcacggattgcaaaaaggatgcgggttcaagtcccgccggaagcgtgaatttttccaatttttcctttaatataaaaaatgtttagaatcgttagcagacgtttctgcttgttaaaaattaaatttatgttaaactagcttttgttcgcggcttcgctcacgttaggaagagacaaaaagaagcctatgtcactctccatccctttaactatctccacctaaaaaatcacgttaattcgtcgctccgttttgccgtgaaagacggataaacaaacagacaaacacactttcctatttataatattagtatggattctacttgaaaaatgtacctctgtaaatatttttcggcaaataaatgattgtattgtattgtgtctaaatttatgggatacaggcgtgattgtatgcatCGAAATATTATAGAAAATACCATTATGTATTTGGCTTAAATTCTTGTAGATATAGTAATAAGCAAGTTTATAAGGGTTTTTGATAGCGTTCTAAGATGATATTATGATGTAGAACTTTACCTTTTAATTCTATTATACCGCTTACAAATTCAAAGGTACGTGTCTTCACTTTAATATCAATATATCTGAAGCCAATTTTCTTCATCAAACTTCTAATTTCGGTTTCGGGGTCCTATAAAAAagatttgtaatatttgtattaagtatgtaatttccagaactaaataaaatataaaggttACAATTCTGACAAAAACATAGGTCCGATACAAGTATTTGAAAGAGgaggttcgaaacgagtggcgataaattaacactcgaccgaaaggagtgttttaaatcgacacgagttacgaatttgcGCACTAGCGCGGGCAAAAAGAACCATTAGTACTGAAAATACTATTATTACATACTCTCACGCACAGTCgctatcagatatatcggagcggtcaAGGTGCTCAAAAATATGAGAACACGCCACTATTGTCAAGGCGTGTTCAGATAGTTTTGCGCACCCCGGCCGCTCAGATATATTagtcaatcaattggaaccctaggctctacaaccatgtcaaaatgagaagctgtaagaaatttct is part of the Leguminivora glycinivorella isolate SPB_JAAS2020 chromosome 3, LegGlyc_1.1, whole genome shotgun sequence genome and harbors:
- the LOC125224819 gene encoding juvenile hormone acid O-methyltransferase-like encodes the protein MSPYHDSQDPETEIKNLMKKIGFRDISVKVHELSFDFIRGIDEFSDMMKCLNPFEGLENKWEDFIADYVQLDPNASTIVYQLLVVSGKK